The proteins below come from a single Etheostoma spectabile isolate EspeVRDwgs_2016 chromosome 4, UIUC_Espe_1.0, whole genome shotgun sequence genomic window:
- the mitfa gene encoding melanocyte inducing transcription factor a isoform X2, with amino-acid sequence MSQAPMEVLKVQAHLENPNKYHIQQAQRQQVRQYLSTTLVGKVGNQCPSQPPEHGMPPGPGSSAPNSPMALLTLSSNCEKEMDDVIDDIISLESSYNEDVLGLMDPGLQMNNPLPMSENLLDVYGNQGLPLPGLTISNSCPSNIKRKYTAPGMKQVLDKHESCGLYENYQRPEGFPVEAEVRALAKERQKKDNHNLIERRRRFNINDRIKELGTLIPKSNDPDMRWNKGTILKASVDYIRRLQREQQRAKELECRQRKLEHGNRHLMLRIQELEIQARAHGLTVVPSSSVCTSDLIGRAIKQEPALGDCPADLYQHSSAPDMSPPTTLDLNNGTITFDQIPADTGDPERYGTSRTCKMKEFVRDTLSPISTSDPLLSSMSPDGSNNGSSRHSSSSSMDEKEHGC; translated from the exons ATGAGCCAAGCACCCATGGAAGTGCTAAAG GTGCAGGCCCACCTGGAAAATCCCAACAAGTATCACATCCAGCAGGCTCAGAGGCAGCAGGTGAGGCAGTATCTGTCCACCACCCTGGTGGGTAAAGTCGGCAACCAGTGCCCCAGCCAGCCCCCCGAGCACGGCATGCCACCCGGGCCCGGCAGCAGCGCCCCCAACAGTCCCATGGCCCTGCTCACACTCAGCTCCAACTGTGAGAAAGAG ATGGATGATGTCATTGATGATATTATTAGCTTGGAGTCAAGTTACAATGAAGATGTTCTTGGACTTATGGATCCGGGACTCCAAATGAACAACCCG CTCCCTATGTCTGAAAACCTTCTCGATGTGTACGGCAACCAAGGCCTTCCACTCCCGGGCCTCACCATCAGCAACTCCTGTCCATCCAACATTAAGAGAAAATACACAG CTCCTGGCATGAAGCAAGTATTGGACAAGCATGAATCCTGTGGCCTGTATGAAAACTATCAAAGGCCAGAGGGCTTTCCAGTAG AGGCTGAAGTCCGTGCCCTTGCTAAAGAGAGGCAGAAGAAAGACAACCACAACTTAA TTGAACGAAGACGGAGATTCAACATCAACGATCGTATCAAAGAACTGGGAACATTGATACCCAAGTCAAATGATCC AGACATGCGCTGGAATAAGGGCACCATTCTCAAAGCCTCAGTGGACTATATCAGGAGGCTACAGCGGGAGCAACAGAGAGCCAAGGAGCTGGAGTGCAGACAGAGGAAGCTGGAGCATGGAAACCGCCATCTAATGCTTCGTATACAG GAGTTGGAGATCCAGGCCCGCGCTCATGGTCTTACAGTGGTTCCATCCTCATCTGTCTGCACATCGGATTTAATCGGCCGAGCCATTAAACAAGAACCCGCCCTTGGCGACTGCCCAGCAGACCTCTACCAGCACAGCTCGGCTCCTGACATGTCACCTCCGACCACACTGGACCTCAACAACGGCACCATCACCTTCGACCAGATTCCTGCTGACACTGGGGATCCTGAACGCTATGGAACCTCCAGGACCTGTAAAATGAAGGAATTTGTAAGGGACACCCTGTCGCCAATATCCACAAGTGATCCCCTGCTGTCCTCAATGTCCCCAGATGGCTCCAACAACGGGAGCAGCCGGCACAGTTCCAGCTCTAGCATGGATGAGAAGG
- the mitfa gene encoding melanocyte inducing transcription factor a isoform X1, with protein sequence MLEMLEYSHYQVQAHLENPNKYHIQQAQRQQVRQYLSTTLVGKVGNQCPSQPPEHGMPPGPGSSAPNSPMALLTLSSNCEKEMDDVIDDIISLESSYNEDVLGLMDPGLQMNNPLPMSENLLDVYGNQGLPLPGLTISNSCPSNIKRKYTAPGMKQVLDKHESCGLYENYQRPEGFPVEAEVRALAKERQKKDNHNLIERRRRFNINDRIKELGTLIPKSNDPDMRWNKGTILKASVDYIRRLQREQQRAKELECRQRKLEHGNRHLMLRIQELEIQARAHGLTVVPSSSVCTSDLIGRAIKQEPALGDCPADLYQHSSAPDMSPPTTLDLNNGTITFDQIPADTGDPERYGTSRTCKMKEFVRDTLSPISTSDPLLSSMSPDGSNNGSSRHSSSSSMDEKEHGC encoded by the exons ATGTTGGAAATGCTTGAATACAGCCACTATCAG GTGCAGGCCCACCTGGAAAATCCCAACAAGTATCACATCCAGCAGGCTCAGAGGCAGCAGGTGAGGCAGTATCTGTCCACCACCCTGGTGGGTAAAGTCGGCAACCAGTGCCCCAGCCAGCCCCCCGAGCACGGCATGCCACCCGGGCCCGGCAGCAGCGCCCCCAACAGTCCCATGGCCCTGCTCACACTCAGCTCCAACTGTGAGAAAGAG ATGGATGATGTCATTGATGATATTATTAGCTTGGAGTCAAGTTACAATGAAGATGTTCTTGGACTTATGGATCCGGGACTCCAAATGAACAACCCG CTCCCTATGTCTGAAAACCTTCTCGATGTGTACGGCAACCAAGGCCTTCCACTCCCGGGCCTCACCATCAGCAACTCCTGTCCATCCAACATTAAGAGAAAATACACAG CTCCTGGCATGAAGCAAGTATTGGACAAGCATGAATCCTGTGGCCTGTATGAAAACTATCAAAGGCCAGAGGGCTTTCCAGTAG AGGCTGAAGTCCGTGCCCTTGCTAAAGAGAGGCAGAAGAAAGACAACCACAACTTAA TTGAACGAAGACGGAGATTCAACATCAACGATCGTATCAAAGAACTGGGAACATTGATACCCAAGTCAAATGATCC AGACATGCGCTGGAATAAGGGCACCATTCTCAAAGCCTCAGTGGACTATATCAGGAGGCTACAGCGGGAGCAACAGAGAGCCAAGGAGCTGGAGTGCAGACAGAGGAAGCTGGAGCATGGAAACCGCCATCTAATGCTTCGTATACAG GAGTTGGAGATCCAGGCCCGCGCTCATGGTCTTACAGTGGTTCCATCCTCATCTGTCTGCACATCGGATTTAATCGGCCGAGCCATTAAACAAGAACCCGCCCTTGGCGACTGCCCAGCAGACCTCTACCAGCACAGCTCGGCTCCTGACATGTCACCTCCGACCACACTGGACCTCAACAACGGCACCATCACCTTCGACCAGATTCCTGCTGACACTGGGGATCCTGAACGCTATGGAACCTCCAGGACCTGTAAAATGAAGGAATTTGTAAGGGACACCCTGTCGCCAATATCCACAAGTGATCCCCTGCTGTCCTCAATGTCCCCAGATGGCTCCAACAACGGGAGCAGCCGGCACAGTTCCAGCTCTAGCATGGATGAGAAGG